The genomic DNA TCCGCCGTAGCCCGCACTTTGCTGGAACGGGGGCATTCCCTGCTGCTAATGGTGCGCGACGGCAGCGATAGACGCAATATTGCGGACATTCCTGCCGATTTGGTGGACGGTGACCTTTCTCGCCCCGAAACCTTTGCCCGTGCGGTAGAAGGCTGCCGCTACGTGTTTCACGTTGCGGCTGATTACCGCCTATGGGTGCCAGACCCCGCCCCTATGATGACGGCAAACGTAGAAGGCACACGCCAACTTATGCTTGCGGCAAAAGCGGCTGGTGTTGAAAAAATTGTGTATTGTTCCTCTGTCGCGGCATTGGGCCTGATTGGTGACGGCTCCATTGCCGATGAAAATACCCCTGTGCAGGAACATGCCGTTATTGGCATTTACAAGCGCTCCAAATACCGGGCCGAGCAGGAAGTGCTGCAACTGGTGCGTGATCAGGGACTCCCTGCGGTTATCGTTAACCCCTCTACCCCCGTTGGCCCACGAGACATCAAACCCACCCCCACCGGGCAGATGATTCTGGATTGCGCCGCCGGCCGCATGCCCGCCTATGTGGATACAGGCGTGAACATTGTGCATGTAGATGACGTAGCAGAAGGCCATGCGCTGGCGCTGGAACGTGGCACGATTGGCGAAAAATATATTCTGGGTGGAGAAAACTACCTACTGGGCGATCTGTTCGCCATGGTTTCAGAAATTGCTCACGTTCCGCCACCAAAAATCCGGCTGCCGCAGGAAGTGATCTGGCCCGTGGCTATTGTATCCGAATGGCTTTCCCGCTCCTTTGGCATCAACCCACGTGTTACGCGTGAGATGCTGGCCATGTCCCGCAAAAAAATGTTCTTCTCATCTGATAAAGCCAAGCGTGAGCTGGGGTATAACCCGCGCCCGGCACGCAAGGCCGTAGAAGATGCCATTACATGGTTCCGCAATAATGGCATGCTAAAATAGGAGCGCAGCAGTGATACTGGCTCTGGCTATTTTATGCGCCATTATCTGGATCGGGCTGATATTTTTTCATGGAAAGTTCTGGCAGGCTGGCCCCATTCTGCGCCCCGCAGAAGCTGGCCGAACGCACATGGACATTGCACCACATGTTACGGTGGTTGTGCCTGCCCGAGATGAAGCTGACTCCATTCAACCAGCCCTTTCCTCCCTGTTGGCGCAGGATTACGTGGGGCGCCTTTCCGTTATTTTGGTAAATGACCGCAGCACGGATAATACCGGTGCATTGGCCCGCGCCCTGCCAGACCCCCATAACCGGCTGACAGTTGTAGATGGGGCAGACCCTTCTGCCGGGTGGAGCGGTAAACTATGGGCCGTTGCCCAAGGTGTGGCAGAAGCCGAACGCCAATGTGCAGATGGCAGCGGGTACATGCTGTTTACAGATGCAGATATCCTTCATGCACCTGCGCATGTTTCCACCTTGGTGGCCAAGGCGCAAACAGACCGCCTGCACATGGTTTCCGAAATGGTGGAACTCCAGTGCGAAAGCCTTGCCGAACGCGCTTTGGTGCCAGCTTTTGTGTTCTTTTTTGCCCTGCTTTACCCGTTTGCCAAGGTAAACAACCCTAAGGATAAAACAGCCGGAGCCGCAGGAGGCACCATTTTGTTGCGCCGCGATATGCTCCGCCAGATTGGTGGTATTGAAGCCCTGCGTGGCGCCCTGATAGATGACTGCACTCTGGCAAGCTGCGTTAAACAGGCGGGGGGGCATTTGTATCTGGGGCATTCCTGCTTGGCCAAATCTGTCCGTCCCTATCCAACGGCTGGTGATATCTGGCGTATGATTGCGCGCACGGCTTATGTGCAATTGCGCTTTTCTCCCGCACTATTGGTACTGACAGTATTGGCCATGATTGTGGTGTGGCTTGCCCCTGCGGCTCTTGCTTTTCTGGCGCATGGGCCTGCACAATGGATGGGAGCAGCCACGCTTGTGGTTTCTCTTTGCTCCTTTATGCCCACGTTAGGGCGCTTTCGCCTTTCGCCCTTATGGGCATTGGCATTGCCATTTATTGCACTGTTTTATACAGCCGCCACAATCGGGTCTGCCTTTAACCATCACCGGGGCAAAGGTGTGGTTTGGAAAGACCGTGCCTACACCGAAGCCATACCCAATGATGGGCGCGCGCTGGAGCAAAAAAGCCGGCGCGCCTAAAATATATCTTAAGGCCTCCCTCTGGGCAGGACCGCAGTTAAGGGATAGGCATTCCCGGCGGCCTCATGTAAATCACGGGGCTGCCCTTACCGCGCAATCATATTGAGCCAGGCATGACCAACACAACCAGCGTATGGGGAACAGCAGACGTTTCATCCGGGAAGGGAGCTTCGGATGAAAATTTTCCCGTCGGTTCCCTGCTAATCAGCAAAAAGCTGCGCCCGCACGTGCATGCCTATTATGATTACGCGCGTGTTATTGATGATATTGCAGACAGTGAAACCCTTGCCCCCGATGACAAGATTACACGCCTGAATGCAATGGAAGAGGTTCTGCTAGGTAAGCGCGAACCTATCAACCGGCCCAATGCCCAAAGTGCAGCAACGTTGCGCCAGTCTCTCCTGCAAACGCATGTTCCGTTTGAAACAGCAACCGATCTGCTGATTGCCTTCCGCGACGATTCGCGCGGGCATGTCTATCAGACATGGGGGGATCTGCTGCAATACTGCCGGTATTCCGCCAACCCTGTAGGCCGTTACCTGATTGGCCTGCATGAAGAATCTTCCGCAGCCTTTGCGCCCTCCGATGCTCTTTGCACATCATTGCAAATTCTGAATCACCTGCAGGATTGCGCGGGCGATCTTAAACGCCTGAAACGCTGCTATATCCCGGCAGACCTCATGCAACGCTGCGGTACATCGCAGGATGACCTGCTGGCCGGCAGTGCCTCACCCGCAATGCGGCGCGTCTTCAATACCATGCTAGATGGCGTGGATGCGCTGAACCAACAGGCATCCGCCTTAGCTGCCCATATCCGTGACCGTCGGTTCCGTATGGAATGCGCTGCTATTGTAGAACTGGCGCACTGCCTTACCCGCCGCCTGCGGCGTGAAGATCCACTGGCAGGACGTGTGGCCTTGCGCCGGGCAGACGGCATGCATGCAGCCATTGCGGCCCTGCGGGCATGGGCATGACCTTTCCGAATGGCAGAACTTCTGTAAAAAGAGCCTGACCAAATAACTTTGACAATCGAACAACAAGTGAGAAGCGCGTGACAACCCCAGACATCCAGATGCATGACGAGCCGACCCCCCTTGGGTGTGATCCTGCTGATCTTGCCTGGGTGGAAAGCACGGTCAAACAGGCGGGAACTTCCTTTGCTGCTGGCATGCGCATCCTGCCGCCCATGCGCCGCTACGGCATGTATGCCATTTACGCTTTCTGCCGTGTGGTGGACGATATTGCCGATGGGCTAGCCCCGCTGGCAGAACGCACGCAGGCATTAGAAGAATGGCACAAAAAAATTGCCCACCTGTATCAGGACAGGCTTGAAACCCCACATGAGCCGCTAGAACGTGTTCTGCTGGCTGCTATTCCGTTCTTTGCCCTGCAACAGGCAGATTTTGATGCCATCATTGATGGC from Acetobacter ascendens includes the following:
- the hpnA gene encoding hopanoid-associated sugar epimerase — encoded protein: MTAHTLVTGATGFVGSAVARTLLERGHSLLLMVRDGSDRRNIADIPADLVDGDLSRPETFARAVEGCRYVFHVAADYRLWVPDPAPMMTANVEGTRQLMLAAKAAGVEKIVYCSSVAALGLIGDGSIADENTPVQEHAVIGIYKRSKYRAEQEVLQLVRDQGLPAVIVNPSTPVGPRDIKPTPTGQMILDCAAGRMPAYVDTGVNIVHVDDVAEGHALALERGTIGEKYILGGENYLLGDLFAMVSEIAHVPPPKIRLPQEVIWPVAIVSEWLSRSFGINPRVTREMLAMSRKKMFFSSDKAKRELGYNPRPARKAVEDAITWFRNNGMLK
- a CDS encoding glycosyltransferase gives rise to the protein MILALAILCAIIWIGLIFFHGKFWQAGPILRPAEAGRTHMDIAPHVTVVVPARDEADSIQPALSSLLAQDYVGRLSVILVNDRSTDNTGALARALPDPHNRLTVVDGADPSAGWSGKLWAVAQGVAEAERQCADGSGYMLFTDADILHAPAHVSTLVAKAQTDRLHMVSEMVELQCESLAERALVPAFVFFFALLYPFAKVNNPKDKTAGAAGGTILLRRDMLRQIGGIEALRGALIDDCTLASCVKQAGGHLYLGHSCLAKSVRPYPTAGDIWRMIARTAYVQLRFSPALLVLTVLAMIVVWLAPAALAFLAHGPAQWMGAATLVVSLCSFMPTLGRFRLSPLWALALPFIALFYTAATIGSAFNHHRGKGVVWKDRAYTEAIPNDGRALEQKSRRA
- the hpnC gene encoding squalene synthase HpnC, with the translated sequence MTNTTSVWGTADVSSGKGASDENFPVGSLLISKKLRPHVHAYYDYARVIDDIADSETLAPDDKITRLNAMEEVLLGKREPINRPNAQSAATLRQSLLQTHVPFETATDLLIAFRDDSRGHVYQTWGDLLQYCRYSANPVGRYLIGLHEESSAAFAPSDALCTSLQILNHLQDCAGDLKRLKRCYIPADLMQRCGTSQDDLLAGSASPAMRRVFNTMLDGVDALNQQASALAAHIRDRRFRMECAAIVELAHCLTRRLRREDPLAGRVALRRADGMHAAIAALRAWA